From Laspinema palackyanum D2c, one genomic window encodes:
- a CDS encoding potassium channel family protein, protein MNPKQLINLSNEINQKYRRIRQELIGGVLALISVVLIGILWYRLVEGWRWVDSAYMTAITLSTVGFMEVQPLGDRGRLFTISLIAMGLVSIGYIVNRFTEAIIEGYFQDEIKSRRQRRLIETLSEHYIICGFGRTGRQIAYEFNAENIPFLVIDASAEIVQQAQQLGYIAIQGDATVDATLLEVGIQRAICLVTAMPSDAENLYTLISAKTLNPKIRAISRANSEEAVQKLQRSGADAVVSPYITGGRRMAAAALRPQVMDFVDGIIAGADRTFYLEEFLIDSESCPLVGDSLHDAKLRSRSGALVLAIRRADGHLIGGPTADTVFMVGDTLICMGTTEQLRLLNQILSPLKLKSPRLRNHPPIWE, encoded by the coding sequence GTGAACCCAAAGCAACTGATTAATTTAAGCAACGAAATCAATCAAAAATATCGACGAATTCGCCAAGAATTAATTGGGGGGGTACTCGCCCTAATTTCCGTCGTGTTAATCGGGATCCTTTGGTATCGACTGGTGGAGGGATGGCGATGGGTCGATAGCGCCTATATGACGGCGATTACCCTCTCTACCGTGGGATTTATGGAAGTCCAACCCCTCGGCGATCGCGGGCGCTTATTTACCATTTCCTTGATTGCAATGGGATTGGTGAGCATTGGATATATCGTCAATCGCTTTACAGAAGCTATCATTGAAGGATATTTCCAAGATGAAATCAAAAGTAGAAGACAGCGACGCTTGATAGAAACATTATCGGAACATTACATTATTTGTGGATTTGGGCGCACGGGTCGGCAGATTGCCTATGAGTTCAATGCCGAAAACATTCCCTTCTTGGTGATTGACGCATCAGCAGAGATTGTTCAACAGGCGCAACAACTGGGGTATATTGCCATTCAAGGGGATGCCACAGTGGATGCCACCTTGTTAGAGGTGGGAATTCAACGCGCCATCTGTTTGGTAACAGCGATGCCATCGGATGCGGAAAATCTCTATACCTTAATTTCTGCTAAGACCTTAAACCCGAAAATTCGCGCCATTTCTCGCGCCAATAGTGAGGAAGCGGTACAAAAATTGCAGCGCAGTGGTGCCGATGCGGTGGTTTCTCCCTATATTACCGGGGGGAGGCGGATGGCAGCAGCAGCATTGCGACCCCAGGTGATGGATTTTGTGGATGGAATTATTGCCGGTGCCGATCGCACCTTTTATTTAGAAGAGTTTTTGATTGATTCCGAGAGTTGTCCCTTAGTCGGAGACAGTTTGCATGATGCCAAACTGCGATCGCGTTCCGGTGCCCTGGTCCTCGCCATTCGCCGCGCCGATGGACATCTCATTGGGGGACCCACTGCCGATACCGTCTTCATGGTAGGAGATACCCTCATCTGCATGGGAACTACGGAACAACTCCGCCTCCTCAACCAAATCCTCAGTCCCCTCAAGTTGAAATCACCTCGCCTTCGCAACCACCCGCCGATTTGGGAGTAG
- a CDS encoding glycogen debranching protein has translation MTIWVNEQIDPSGLVYACIACCDETQAQSCHDSFLKNLSEEQKTRGWTVKMRTVDSWEEVPVSALKLA, from the coding sequence ATGACTATTTGGGTAAACGAACAAATCGATCCATCGGGACTGGTTTATGCTTGCATTGCCTGTTGCGATGAAACCCAAGCACAATCCTGTCACGACTCCTTCCTAAAAAACCTCTCCGAGGAACAAAAAACCAGAGGTTGGACTGTCAAAATGCGAACCGTAGACTCCTGGGAGGAAGTCCCGGTGAGTGCGTTGAAATTGGCATAA
- a CDS encoding tetratricopeptide repeat protein — MVREIWQSLRGLLGEQRSSPELQEPEGSASSLPPLEDEDYELLFTQIVEGLRLGWDRDRVQEFLGALSWRGDLHLWADWLQRFGDRLQAQENPNPEWGVRLVQLGRLGCGEFSQVALNIGTGLMQRQMPAPPPPPAAPTPPQDAQAWFGEGNVKLNAGDWPGAIAAYRQAVQLKPDYLEGWSNLGAVLFYSQQYAEALEVFDRALALQSENASLWFNRGFTLSLLNRPAEAIDAYEKALQLQPDLVVAWQNRGVDLMHLEQHQEAVRCFEQAIQLKPDFGEAWNSRGNALFKLTRYEDAVTSYDRAIELQSDRAEAWFNRGLALAANSQPSEAISSFDRVISLQPNNFEAWVNRGLTLMSNQRFLEAIASFDRAIEINPSDSPAIAYRQQAQDLLEKSAS, encoded by the coding sequence ATGGTCAGGGAAATTTGGCAAAGCCTGAGAGGGTTATTGGGAGAACAACGCAGCAGTCCAGAACTCCAAGAACCCGAAGGATCGGCTTCGTCACTGCCGCCGCTGGAAGATGAGGATTATGAATTGCTCTTTACCCAGATTGTGGAAGGGTTGCGCCTGGGTTGGGACCGCGATCGCGTCCAAGAATTCTTAGGGGCACTCAGTTGGCGTGGGGATCTGCACTTGTGGGCGGATTGGTTGCAACGCTTTGGCGATCGCCTCCAAGCGCAGGAAAATCCCAACCCAGAATGGGGGGTGCGTCTAGTCCAGTTGGGACGCCTAGGCTGTGGCGAATTCAGTCAAGTGGCCCTGAACATTGGGACCGGGTTAATGCAGCGCCAAATGCCTGCGCCTCCACCCCCACCAGCGGCCCCTACTCCGCCCCAAGATGCCCAAGCTTGGTTTGGGGAAGGAAATGTCAAACTAAATGCGGGAGATTGGCCCGGGGCGATCGCTGCCTATCGCCAAGCGGTGCAACTCAAACCCGATTATTTGGAAGGTTGGAGTAATTTGGGGGCGGTGCTGTTTTATTCTCAACAATATGCAGAAGCCTTGGAAGTGTTCGATCGCGCCTTGGCCCTGCAAAGTGAAAATGCTAGTTTATGGTTTAATCGCGGCTTTACTCTCTCGTTATTAAATCGTCCTGCTGAGGCGATTGATGCCTATGAAAAAGCCCTGCAACTTCAGCCGGATTTGGTAGTCGCATGGCAAAATCGCGGGGTTGATTTGATGCATTTGGAACAACATCAAGAAGCGGTTCGCTGTTTTGAGCAGGCGATTCAACTTAAGCCAGATTTTGGCGAAGCCTGGAATAGTCGGGGGAATGCGTTATTCAAGTTAACCCGCTATGAAGATGCGGTCACCAGTTACGATCGCGCGATAGAATTGCAAAGCGATCGGGCTGAAGCTTGGTTTAATCGGGGATTAGCCTTAGCAGCAAATAGCCAACCCTCCGAGGCGATCTCTTCCTTTGATCGGGTGATTTCTTTGCAACCCAATAACTTTGAAGCTTGGGTGAATCGAGGGTTGACCCTAATGAGTAACCAACGATTTTTAGAGGCGATCGCCTCCTTTGATCGGGCGATCGAAATCAATCCCAGCGACTCCCCGGCGATCGCCTATCGCCAACAAGCTCAGGACCTCCTCGAAAAAAGCGCTTCTTAA
- a CDS encoding DUF1818 family protein, translating to MSPETVPNAERRIKSGAGWRIGWDPQGEPYQGLVGGEDWAIELTEGEFNDFCRLLAQLATTMTQMASELMDSERITCEAESDILWMEVEGYPHAYLLHVILSTGRRCEFSWPASAVPGLVEAARVLKIF from the coding sequence ATGTCTCCTGAAACCGTTCCTAACGCAGAACGACGGATTAAAAGTGGTGCCGGATGGCGCATTGGATGGGACCCCCAAGGGGAACCCTATCAGGGTTTAGTCGGGGGAGAGGACTGGGCGATCGAACTCACCGAGGGCGAGTTCAATGACTTTTGCCGATTATTAGCGCAATTGGCAACGACGATGACTCAAATGGCATCGGAGTTGATGGACTCAGAACGAATCACCTGTGAAGCGGAAAGCGATATCTTGTGGATGGAGGTGGAAGGCTATCCCCATGCGTATCTTCTTCATGTTATCCTCAGTACAGGACGGCGCTGTGAGTTCAGTTGGCCTGCCTCCGCAGTCCCCGGACTGGTCGAGGCGGCAAGGGTGTTAAAAATTTTTTAA
- a CDS encoding GDSL-type esterase/lipase family protein, whose amino-acid sequence MQVLAASSNRSYRATVHPLKIVALGDSLVYGFGDPVGGGWVERLRREWMMPSSAGHVLYNLGVRGDRVCQVLERLENEFRYRGELKNRVPDAIILSVGVNDSARLGRANGRNFTDFNTFTTEIAQLLDCSQALCPVFFVGMVPVNETQMPFSDCLYFNHADQYRYKEVTRQGCEQRQIPYLDLFELWCARGEAWRQAHLCEDGLHPNVAGYQSLLQDILNWDVFTAFTSVSEGWRHTA is encoded by the coding sequence ATGCAAGTTTTAGCCGCATCCTCTAACCGTTCCTATCGTGCAACCGTGCATCCTCTGAAAATAGTAGCCCTAGGAGACAGTCTCGTCTATGGATTCGGCGATCCCGTTGGAGGGGGTTGGGTCGAACGACTGAGACGGGAGTGGATGATGCCCTCAAGCGCGGGTCATGTACTTTACAATCTTGGCGTCCGAGGCGATCGCGTTTGTCAAGTCTTGGAACGACTCGAAAACGAGTTTCGCTATCGGGGAGAACTGAAAAATCGCGTACCTGATGCCATCATTCTCTCCGTTGGCGTAAATGATTCCGCCCGCTTAGGACGAGCCAATGGACGCAATTTCACTGACTTTAACACCTTTACCACAGAGATTGCCCAACTTCTGGATTGCTCCCAAGCACTCTGTCCCGTCTTTTTCGTCGGCATGGTCCCAGTGAATGAGACTCAGATGCCTTTTTCCGATTGCCTTTATTTTAACCATGCGGACCAATATCGCTACAAAGAAGTAACTAGACAAGGGTGCGAACAGAGGCAAATTCCCTATTTAGACTTATTTGAGTTATGGTGCGCTCGCGGTGAAGCCTGGAGGCAAGCCCATTTATGCGAGGATGGTCTCCATCCCAATGTAGCAGGTTATCAATCCTTATTGCAAGATATTCTAAACTGGGATGTCTTCACCGCCTTTACTTCAGTTTCCGAAGGGTGGAGACATACCGCCTGA
- a CDS encoding PAS domain S-box protein — MSHKNWANPSRQELIREIEERDQKLNRAKLRWQEIHRPKSNPRSENALTRSPDDGPGDEGTEGLRNPEEWLRLALDVAQMAICEWDIPRDRITGTPGYELLWGRDSGSFNGSFAEFLACIHPDDRGAITETLEKGYQGCGNYHLKFRVIWPDRSTHWIESQGKFFYSDRHEAVRAVGTLLNIDQRVSVETQLRQQKRALSALSAGNHIMIHGKQELDVLQQICEMITAIGGYESAWVGYVAEDDPNRIIPVAQAGENLEESLQSGQILGSESTFVPLVPLMPTSGSLRAQYPYPETENATGRRPLWEGSYTSAIALPLFNEGQLLGTLNLRATQPDAFDPDEVQLLIQLTHDLAYGIIALRRQQEHAAAESARRGSEEKLRLALQASNMGTWQWEICGDRTGSDRIRIICSLECLHLFGINPETFDNSYTAFEACIHPQDRTLVHETVEEAIKSGQPFELEYRVIWGDRSIHWLKARGNAFWDPTGKPLGTLGIVMDITDRKRAEIQIQQLLATERVAHTAAQLAGEQLSNILESITDGFIALDTQGQYTYVNQKAAQLLQKPREDLIGQKIFTEIPQVTRLQFYQACKQALEQQTSIYLEEYYPPYDCWFENYIYPAKDGLSIFFRDTTERKRSQQALQQAKQDLESQVRARTEQLRKANERLENELQHRQRVEQVLQRAYQRLQFHVENTPLAVIEWNREWRILNWSAQAEKIFGWHAEEVFGKSDMDYALIYEADMEAVTQRRNLLVSGQQPRTVCCNRNYTKDGRVIDCEWYYSAMFAPTGELISVLSLVLDVSDRTEALSALHSSEARFRNAFDYATIGMALVAPDGHWLKVNRALCEILGYDEGELLEKTFHEVTHPEDRDTDLQPLQDLLAGEIPSYQTEKRYCHKQGQVVWVQLSASLVRDSRERPLYLIAQIQDITARKRAREELHSSRARIAAILELAGDAIISIDSNQQITLFNQAAERIFGYSAAQLLGQPLEKLLPLCLDRTGESAGSGGGCSAHLAQMMNQSGEIIGLRHDGREFPAEVSISEVEIAGEQVFTLCLRDITDRKRAEAERAKLIEILEATPDFILSASVDGTVFYLNKAARTVLGVPLNCPLETFQIFRSHTGSANDIIQNEGIPTAIAQGTWIGETALVTPDGAEITLSELIIAHKSRDGAVTMFSSIARDITKQKEIEATVRESERRWRRLLETVQLAVVGLDRRGAIEYANPFFLELVGYALSEIQGKDWFELFIPTHQQRRHSELLEELRTPDFYSHPQSIILTQSGQEKIIAWNNTVLHDLRGVEIGTLSIGEDITERDAIERMKDEFISVVSHELRTPLASIHGALNLISSGLIDPVGEKGQRVMAIAAESADRLVRLVNDILDLERLTSGKIALIKERYSPRDLIEKAIETMQVMANRAEVNFQVECDPNLELWIDGDRIIQVLTNLLSNAIKFSPPASTVGISVQGRTLAHNPLGKLDADPSPSLILFAVQDQGRGIPENKMESIFERFHQVDASDSRKKGGTGLGLAICRSIIQQHGGRIWVESVLNEGSTFYFTLPEMTPETSP; from the coding sequence ATGAGTCATAAAAATTGGGCTAACCCATCAAGGCAAGAATTAATCCGGGAAATTGAAGAACGGGACCAAAAACTGAACCGGGCAAAACTTCGCTGGCAGGAGATTCACCGTCCAAAATCCAATCCTAGAAGCGAAAATGCCTTAACCAGGAGTCCGGATGACGGACCGGGCGATGAGGGAACCGAGGGGTTGCGGAACCCAGAGGAATGGCTGAGGTTGGCGTTGGATGTGGCACAAATGGCAATTTGTGAATGGGATATTCCCCGCGATCGCATCACGGGAACCCCGGGCTATGAACTGTTATGGGGTCGAGATTCCGGCAGTTTTAACGGCAGTTTTGCCGAGTTCCTCGCCTGCATTCATCCCGATGACCGAGGTGCAATTACCGAAACCCTGGAGAAAGGGTATCAAGGCTGTGGAAATTATCACCTGAAATTTCGCGTTATTTGGCCCGATCGCAGTACCCATTGGATCGAAAGTCAGGGTAAATTTTTCTACAGCGATCGCCATGAAGCCGTCCGGGCCGTGGGAACCCTGCTCAATATTGACCAACGGGTGAGCGTCGAAACCCAATTGCGCCAGCAAAAACGCGCCCTGAGCGCCTTGAGTGCGGGCAATCACATCATGATTCACGGCAAACAAGAACTCGACGTCTTGCAGCAAATCTGCGAAATGATTACCGCCATCGGGGGTTATGAATCCGCTTGGGTGGGATATGTGGCAGAAGATGACCCCAACCGGATCATCCCCGTGGCCCAAGCGGGAGAGAACCTGGAAGAATCACTCCAGTCCGGCCAAATCCTCGGGTCCGAATCGACCTTCGTCCCCCTAGTCCCCTTGATGCCGACGAGTGGATCGCTCAGAGCTCAATATCCCTATCCCGAGACCGAGAATGCCACCGGGCGACGGCCTCTGTGGGAGGGCAGTTATACTTCCGCGATCGCCCTGCCCCTGTTCAATGAAGGACAGCTCTTGGGTACCCTGAATCTTCGGGCCACCCAACCCGATGCCTTCGATCCCGACGAAGTGCAGTTACTCATTCAGCTCACCCATGACCTTGCCTACGGTATCATCGCCCTGCGCCGTCAGCAGGAACACGCCGCTGCTGAATCCGCACGCCGAGGGAGTGAAGAAAAATTGCGCCTCGCCTTGCAAGCGTCCAACATGGGAACTTGGCAATGGGAAATTTGCGGCGATCGCACCGGAAGCGATCGCATCCGAATCATCTGTTCCCTAGAATGCCTGCACCTGTTTGGTATCAACCCCGAAACCTTTGACAACAGCTACACCGCCTTTGAAGCCTGCATCCATCCCCAGGACCGCACCCTAGTCCATGAAACCGTAGAAGAAGCCATCAAGAGTGGGCAACCCTTCGAGCTTGAATATCGCGTTATCTGGGGCGATCGCTCCATTCACTGGCTCAAAGCCCGGGGCAACGCCTTCTGGGACCCCACCGGCAAACCCCTGGGAACCCTCGGCATCGTCATGGATATCACCGATCGCAAACGGGCCGAGATTCAAATCCAACAACTCCTCGCCACCGAACGAGTCGCCCATACCGCCGCCCAACTCGCCGGAGAGCAACTCTCCAACATCCTTGAAAGCATTACCGACGGCTTTATCGCCCTCGATACCCAGGGACAGTACACCTACGTCAACCAAAAAGCCGCCCAACTCCTGCAAAAACCTCGGGAAGACCTGATCGGCCAAAAAATATTTACCGAAATTCCCCAAGTGACCCGACTGCAATTTTATCAAGCCTGCAAGCAAGCCCTAGAGCAACAAACCTCCATTTACCTCGAAGAATATTATCCCCCCTACGATTGCTGGTTTGAAAACTACATCTACCCCGCCAAAGATGGACTCTCGATTTTTTTCCGAGACACCACGGAACGCAAACGCTCACAACAAGCCTTACAACAAGCCAAACAGGACCTAGAAAGCCAGGTCCGCGCACGCACGGAACAACTACGCAAAGCCAACGAACGCCTAGAGAACGAACTCCAACACCGCCAGCGCGTTGAACAAGTCTTACAACGCGCCTATCAGCGCTTGCAGTTCCATGTGGAAAATACCCCCCTGGCGGTCATCGAATGGAACCGGGAATGGCGAATTTTAAATTGGTCCGCCCAAGCGGAAAAAATCTTTGGTTGGCACGCGGAGGAAGTCTTTGGCAAATCCGATATGGACTATGCCTTGATTTACGAAGCCGACATGGAAGCGGTCACCCAGCGTCGGAACCTGCTGGTTTCCGGACAACAACCGCGAACGGTCTGCTGTAATCGCAACTACACCAAAGACGGACGGGTGATTGATTGTGAATGGTATTATTCAGCCATGTTCGCCCCAACGGGGGAGTTAATTTCCGTCTTGTCCCTGGTCCTAGATGTCAGCGATCGCACCGAAGCCTTATCCGCCTTACATTCCAGTGAAGCACGGTTCCGTAATGCCTTTGACTATGCCACCATTGGCATGGCACTGGTGGCCCCCGATGGTCATTGGTTAAAAGTCAATCGCGCCTTATGCGAGATTCTCGGCTATGACGAAGGGGAATTGCTGGAAAAAACATTTCACGAGGTCACCCATCCCGAGGATCGAGACACGGATTTACAGCCCCTCCAAGACTTACTCGCCGGGGAGATTCCCTCCTATCAGACGGAGAAGCGCTACTGTCACAAACAAGGACAGGTGGTTTGGGTTCAGTTGAGTGCATCCTTAGTCCGGGATTCCCGAGAACGCCCCCTTTATTTAATTGCCCAGATTCAAGATATCACCGCCCGCAAACGCGCCCGGGAGGAGTTGCACTCGTCCCGGGCCCGGATTGCGGCGATTCTGGAATTGGCTGGGGATGCGATTATCTCTATTGATAGCAATCAACAAATTACTTTATTTAATCAAGCCGCCGAGCGGATTTTTGGCTATAGTGCGGCTCAATTGCTGGGGCAACCTTTGGAGAAATTATTGCCGTTATGCTTAGATAGGACCGGGGAATCTGCGGGGAGTGGAGGGGGATGCTCTGCCCATCTCGCCCAGATGATGAACCAGTCTGGGGAAATTATTGGGTTGCGCCACGATGGGAGGGAGTTTCCCGCAGAAGTCTCTATTTCTGAAGTGGAAATTGCCGGGGAACAGGTGTTTACCTTGTGTTTGCGGGATATTACCGATCGCAAACGGGCGGAAGCGGAACGGGCGAAATTAATCGAGATTCTGGAGGCAACTCCGGATTTTATCCTCTCGGCGAGTGTGGATGGGACGGTTTTCTATTTAAACAAGGCGGCGCGCACGGTTCTGGGGGTCCCCCTAAACTGCCCCTTAGAAACGTTTCAGATTTTCCGGTCTCATACCGGGTCAGCCAATGACATCATTCAAAATGAGGGCATTCCCACGGCGATCGCCCAGGGGACTTGGATTGGCGAAACTGCCCTAGTGACTCCCGATGGGGCGGAAATTACCCTTTCGGAGTTGATTATCGCCCATAAATCCCGCGATGGGGCGGTGACGATGTTCTCTAGTATTGCCCGAGATATTACGAAACAAAAGGAAATCGAAGCAACAGTCCGCGAATCGGAACGACGCTGGCGCAGGTTGTTGGAAACGGTGCAGTTAGCGGTGGTGGGACTTGATCGCCGGGGTGCGATTGAATATGCCAATCCGTTTTTCCTGGAGTTGGTAGGGTATGCGCTTTCAGAAATTCAGGGTAAGGATTGGTTTGAGTTGTTTATTCCGACGCATCAGCAGCGCAGGCATTCGGAACTGTTAGAGGAGTTGCGAACCCCAGATTTTTATTCTCATCCTCAGAGTATTATTCTTACCCAGTCTGGACAGGAGAAAATTATTGCTTGGAATAATACTGTGTTGCACGATTTGCGTGGGGTGGAAATTGGGACGCTGAGTATTGGGGAGGATATTACGGAACGGGATGCGATCGAACGGATGAAGGATGAGTTTATTTCCGTGGTGAGTCATGAACTTCGCACCCCGTTAGCTTCGATTCACGGGGCCTTGAATTTGATTTCCAGCGGGTTGATTGACCCCGTGGGAGAGAAGGGGCAACGGGTGATGGCGATCGCGGCAGAAAGTGCTGATCGCCTGGTGCGCTTGGTCAATGATATTCTAGATTTAGAACGGTTAACTTCCGGCAAAATTGCCTTAATCAAGGAACGGTATTCTCCCCGGGACTTGATTGAAAAGGCGATCGAAACCATGCAAGTTATGGCAAATCGCGCCGAGGTCAATTTTCAGGTGGAATGTGACCCCAATTTGGAGTTATGGATTGATGGCGATCGCATCATTCAAGTGTTGACTAATCTCTTAAGCAATGCCATCAAATTTTCCCCCCCAGCTTCTACGGTTGGGATTTCCGTACAAGGGCGAACCCTTGCTCATAACCCTCTGGGAAAACTTGATGCCGACCCCTCGCCATCCCTGATTTTATTTGCGGTTCAAGATCAAGGTCGGGGCATTCCCGAAAATAAAATGGAAAGTATTTTTGAACGATTCCATCAAGTTGATGCCTCGGATTCCCGGAAAAAAGGAGGCACGGGATTAGGATTAGCGATTTGTCGCAGTATCATCCAGCAACATGGCGGTAGAATTTGGGTGGAAAGCGTTCTCAATGAAGGCAGTACCTTTTATTTTACCTTACCTGAAATGACCCCGGAAACTTCTCCATAG
- a CDS encoding DNA-directed RNA polymerase subunit omega: MFAPHKRATIDTEHLMRRAEDLVNAASNRYRITVQVANRAKRRRYEDFDSMEEPTMKPVIRAIVEMSDELAQPEIIGD, translated from the coding sequence TTGTTTGCCCCCCACAAACGGGCGACGATTGATACAGAGCATTTGATGCGCCGAGCTGAGGACCTGGTGAATGCCGCCTCCAATCGCTATCGGATCACGGTTCAAGTGGCGAATCGTGCCAAGCGTCGCCGCTATGAAGATTTTGACAGCATGGAAGAACCGACAATGAAACCCGTGATTCGGGCGATCGTCGAAATGTCTGATGAACTGGCACAACCGGAAATCATTGGCGATTAA
- a CDS encoding LCP family protein: MLEFIELYNNLPIPPQKPNKKSSLSKRNRPNRASKISIPPLPLTRRLARLLLGSFTLVLMASLSLTLGAIVAVFDAKVTDTVPDWGQPLVQTDSPLPSPRLSRTLNLLVLGIEGGVTPTPDGQSSLPQPAETLWLMQFDPVQNAVSVLLIPPQTRVQIPDRGRNPIANVHSIGGVTLTSRVLSQTLNAIPIDRYIRADAATFRSFIDLLDGVELFVPESLSYQDSTQGIAVHLQPGWQTLKGEETLGFARFQKNEADRSGIHRQQMILQSVGDRLASPTLGSQLPRIVQLMHEYIDTNLTREELFGLVTLLQQRPSDGLKMVLLPGEFTTTRSVRTPYWNIDTTGRDRVLYHYFDRELNPGTQRDRPPTPQSPQTLKIALQNASGNPLILGQILAELKSRGYRNVYPISDWPDPQRHTQIIIQSGDIPAATTLQTLLPTAQIQPSSLGDLESEITIRIGEDAIDSKNLYWAQ, from the coding sequence GTGTTAGAATTCATAGAACTCTATAACAATTTACCCATTCCTCCGCAAAAGCCGAACAAAAAATCATCCCTATCAAAACGCAATCGTCCCAATCGCGCCTCGAAAATTTCGATTCCTCCGTTACCGTTAACCCGGCGACTGGCGAGGTTACTATTGGGGAGCTTTACCCTGGTGTTGATGGCGAGTCTCTCCCTCACCCTGGGAGCGATCGTCGCGGTGTTCGATGCCAAAGTTACGGATACAGTCCCGGATTGGGGACAACCTTTGGTACAAACCGATTCCCCCCTGCCTTCCCCGCGATTATCTCGAACCCTGAACCTGTTGGTTCTGGGGATTGAGGGGGGTGTCACTCCCACACCGGACGGTCAATCCAGTTTACCGCAACCTGCTGAAACTCTGTGGTTAATGCAGTTCGACCCGGTTCAAAATGCCGTGAGTGTGTTGTTGATTCCTCCTCAAACTCGGGTGCAAATCCCCGATCGCGGACGTAATCCGATCGCCAATGTTCACAGCATAGGCGGGGTGACCCTAACCTCCCGGGTCCTCAGTCAAACCCTCAACGCTATCCCCATTGACCGTTATATTCGCGCTGATGCTGCCACCTTTCGCAGCTTCATCGACTTGCTTGATGGGGTAGAATTATTTGTGCCGGAGTCCCTCTCCTATCAGGATTCCACCCAAGGGATTGCTGTTCATTTACAACCGGGTTGGCAAACTCTCAAAGGGGAAGAAACCCTCGGTTTTGCGCGCTTCCAGAAAAATGAAGCCGATCGCAGTGGCATCCACCGACAGCAAATGATTCTGCAATCGGTCGGCGATCGCCTTGCCAGTCCCACCCTCGGGTCCCAATTGCCGCGAATCGTGCAACTGATGCACGAATATATCGATACCAATCTCACCCGGGAAGAACTTTTCGGGTTAGTTACCCTCCTGCAACAGCGACCCTCCGATGGGTTGAAAATGGTCCTACTTCCGGGGGAATTTACCACCACGCGATCGGTCCGTACTCCCTATTGGAATATCGATACAACCGGACGCGATCGGGTCCTTTACCACTATTTTGACCGGGAACTCAACCCCGGAACCCAACGCGATCGCCCTCCCACTCCCCAATCTCCTCAAACCCTAAAAATTGCCCTGCAAAATGCTTCGGGCAATCCCTTAATTTTGGGCCAAATCTTGGCCGAATTAAAATCCCGAGGATATCGCAATGTTTACCCCATTTCCGACTGGCCCGACCCTCAACGTCACACTCAAATTATTATCCAATCGGGAGATATCCCTGCTGCCACTACTCTACAAACTCTCTTACCCACTGCCCAGATTCAACCCAGTTCCCTAGGGGACTTAGAGTCAGAAATTACTATTAGAATTGGAGAAGATGCTATTGATTCAAAAAATTTATATTGGGCCCAATAA
- a CDS encoding DUF7219 family protein, whose translation MSKTPEYREQLHGAKSNPPIYEYNFLPELMVGQANLQKFGQQVSVIRELEMKGELSRFESSQEIKRLWNHLKQETENLARGSEQFCPHTL comes from the coding sequence ATGAGTAAAACTCCTGAATATCGCGAACAATTGCACGGTGCTAAATCTAACCCTCCGATTTATGAGTATAACTTTCTTCCCGAACTGATGGTAGGTCAGGCTAATTTACAAAAATTTGGTCAACAAGTTTCAGTCATCCGAGAATTAGAAATGAAAGGAGAACTATCGAGATTTGAAAGTTCTCAGGAAATCAAGCGGCTATGGAATCATCTTAAACAAGAAACAGAAAATTTAGCCCGAGGTAGCGAGCAATTTTGCCCTCATACTCTCTAA